TGCCCTGGCCAGCGCATCCAAATGCGCCGTCACCACATCCTCGACCGGAAGCACCGCCGACCCACCCAGAGCCCGCTCGTCCACCGTCTTGATATAACGTCCGCACGCCTGACAGCAGTATACGCGGTGCGTCAGGTCCGTGTCAAGCTGAAAGTACCGCGCCGGCCCCGGCTCATCGCCCCCGCAGAAGGGACAGGCCAGCCTGGAAAAGGGCCACTCGGTGTGGCAAAGGGAGCAGGCCAGGATACGCTGGCCGTTCTCGCGGGCCAGCCGGGCCATCCAGGGCTCAGCCCCACACATGGGGCAGATGCCGCGCCGCCAAACGGCCGTTTTCACCCACTCCCGGTAGGGAGCAGCCTGCCTTTCGAAGAAAGGGGACAACACAGCGTTCAACAGGAAGGCCAGAGCGTCGGGATCAGCGGACGTGGCAGCCGCCAATCGCCGAATGCAGGCATTGCCCTCAGAGAGCAGTTCATCGAGCAATACATCGACGTTCGAAGGCGCCACAGCACCTGAGGCCAGCAGCCGATCCAGGGCCTCTCGCGTCATCCCCTCCGGAGGCAGCAAGGCGC
The window above is part of the Chloroflexota bacterium genome. Proteins encoded here:
- a CDS encoding formate dehydrogenase accessory protein FdhE codes for the protein MSARCDSSLDPAYAAIQRYAQAMPQYREALELLRDLLEFQAALMEKAEPCFHVEPAVARERWQVGRPLFAGALLPLPSSWFLEALADLRALLPPEGMTREALDRLLASGAVAPSNVDVLLDELLSEGNACIRRLAAATSADPDALAFLLNAVLSPFFERQAAPYREWVKTAVWRRGICPMCGAEPWMARLARENGQRILACSLCHTEWPFSRLACPFCGGDEPGPARYFQLDTDLTHRVYCCQACGRYIKTVDERALGGSAVLPVEDVVTAHLDALARAEGYR